The genomic region TACATCCGAGGAATCGTAAAAGATATCCGGACGAGAAATCATCATCGCGATTAGAGCAAGCGAGAGAAGCAAGTATCGGCGAGATCGGCGATTCGAGCGAGAAAGCGCGCCAGAGTATCAGGCGGCAGAGACCTTGAAGAGGAGGTCTGCGTGATCAGGTGGGGTGTGCTGGCCGGCGGCGGAGTCGGTGCTGTCGCGCGACGACTGGCGTCTAGTCGGGCCCGCGATGTCCTGGGGCCTGGCGGGGGCGACGGGCGCGGCGACGGGGGCCGGCTGGGCCGGGCCCCGCGCGCCAGCCGCGGACCAATCGGCGGCGGTGCCAGCTGATCCGCCACGTGTACCGTGCCTGCTGCGCCTCGACACGTTACGCAACGTTTCCTCCACGATGCTCATGAGCCCCTGCTACCGGGAGCACCAATTTGCTCTTCTTCTTCTCGGCCACTCCTCGTCGTCTCGTCGCGCACGGCGTCGTCGCGCTCGTgcacgtcgtcgtcgtcgtcgtcgtcgtcgtcgtcgtcgtcgtcgtcgtcgtcgtcgtcgtcgttgtcgtcgtcgtcgtcgtcgtcgtcgttgtcgtcgtcgtcgtcgtcgtcgtcgtcgtcgtcgtcgtcgttgtcctACTCCTCCTGCTTCTCCTTAGGATTATGACGACGAGGTCATTAAACCCTTTCTCCTCCTCGCGAGTACGTTTGTACGTGTATGCGCGTGCTTCCTTCTCTCGCTTCTTTTCTCCTCTTCTGCTCCCGCTTCCCGTCTCTTGTGTCTTCTCCTCTTCTGTCTTCGCGACGAGGGCCCACCGTACCTGGGACGCAGGATACGGGATAAGAGTGCGATACGGCAggtcgctttctctctctctctctctctctctgtgttcGAACTGCGGAACTCGATTTTTTCGGAAGATCCTCTTTTCTTCGGTGTGAGAACGAAGCCGTGCAGCACTTTCACAAAATTGCGCGGCGGGGGATGAGTTACGGAATGCACTCACCTAGATTAGTGCAAATGTTCTGAATAATTTACTCTGCCGTGTTGGTTCCGGTATTTCTGCTACTAAAACACTAGAACGCTCCGTTGATTTATTTTGCTTGTAATTTTACGAAGCGCGAAGTGAAATTCTTCAGCGGACGCTTTTTTATTACGCTTCGTTTTTATTCATGCGTTTTACGTTCGCGTGatcaaatgttaaaataatgttagcCGTTCTGAtacgcgtctctctctctctctctctctctctctctctctctctctctctctctctctctctctttctctctttttctgtaaTCGGAAGCAATATTGGACAATTTACGTAATCgggacaaaatttaaaaatgcgcGTTTCCGCAcgataaatgtgtaaaattgtGTGTGTTACCATTACTGTAAAAAATGCTCTAATAAAACCAGCAGTGAGCTAACAGCGCACACATTAAAGGGAATAAAAAGCGGTCAAGTGCAAAGGAACAAAAATTCCCTTTGATTTTCTGAACGCGGTAGAGCCGGAATCATTGAAATATCCCGACGTTTGACGAGAGTATAATTTCGCCGTCAGGATGAACGGTAATTTGTGCAAAACCCGAACAACAGGGTAATATGTAACTATACGTTCAAAGCGTCATTCCTCGAGTACATCACGAACGGTTACAGAATACTCGCAAGCGGTTTTAATGAATTCGTGAGATACGAGCAGGCACTGGAGATTTCATATGCGACCTCCTAGGAGATTGAAATCGATCGTAGCATACAACATGCCCGAATAATCGGCTTTAGGAAAACATCTGATGTCGCGCAATTCCGTCACATATGTATCAATGTCAAAATTTATGAGATTAcggaaattataaacattatatatgttataaattaattattttttgaaatttcataattctatgtgtatatatatatatatatatatatgtgtgtgtgtgtgtgtgtattttgtttaaattatacgaATCCTATTTTCgcctttgaatattttatactaaaataaatttttcaaatttttgcttttttctcttatagaTACCGATCTGAAATCTCTTTCCTTTCGATTTCAGTTttcaatctaaaatttatcttgaaCAATCAAATCTCTAAACTATTCAACCTACTAAATTCctcttttatataagtttcCTTTAAAATGGGAAATATACGTTTACTATCTACCATTTGAGGTACAAaagtacaagaaaataattcctATGCAAATTATtcctaatatataatttccatataaatttaatttatctcgaCATGCTTTAGAATCCATAAATGTGACAAGActaagataaaaagagaaaaattttgacttgagaatatataaaattattgcatcaCGTAAGCAATATTAATGTAGAAAAGTTAAAGTTTTATCGGGGATAATTTGACTTTATAGGCTCGATGCCCTTCGCACGTCATACGTGCAGCAAAGCTGTCAGACGTTTTCATTGCGATACGATAACGTCGTCACCTGTCATAATAACAAACCGTTTCGTGTGATAGATCGGAACGACTTTGTTTCCGAGATCTTAGAAAACATCTGGAAGCTTATGTACTCAATACTATGTATGTGACaacatgtatgtgtatatatatatatatatatatatatatatatatatatatataaagaacttttttattattatattcaataataataaatgtgcgTATCACATATACGTCACATAACACCCTCATATAACTCCAACTGCGAAGTGCATTTTCTACATAACggttcataaaaaaaaatcttgattaCCTACATTTCCATCTACAGCCCTTCTCGCGAGTCAATATATTGACAATCActcttatcatatttttctctttagacacaaaataattttttctttcgagtCGCATATTCGCTATCGAGTTTTTTCAGGCATGGatttcaacttttattattacgcgATATAATATACCGCCCTATATACCCCATGTACCTTATATTcggtttttattttctctttctttttcattcctgcgataataaaattgcgCTTCGAAAACAAGCCAGGAAGTAAAAACTTCCATCTCGCTCTATATATGTTGCAAACGAGAAAAGATATTTCTGGTGGGAATAAAGCGGTTCGTTTTACGCGAGCGGAATGCACTAAAATCGCGAGTTATCGGCAACTTTGACGATTTCGATCGCGTTACATCCCTCCGCCGATCGTCATTATCAAACCGTGGACCGTGCTTCCATTAAAACGTCGTCCTTTGATCATTTCCGGCTTCATCGGAAAGGGAAATAACACGAATGACGGTAATCGGCCTCGTTCGACGTGACGCATCGTGCAATCGCGAGAAAAAGCTCCGCTCATGATTCGCCCGATTGCGATTGCATTCGGTGGTCCATTTGCAGCGTGCAATGATATTTCGATCTGGAGCGCTGCTCTGAATAATTCAACACACATATGAGTAGACGATGGAAAATACATTCGAGCATATAATTATCGATGGATAATTTAAGCATTCCCGACATTCATTATTCGAATACgcagaaattttattacatacaaatttaatgCGACACACTTgggtaaatttattatttgcatgaaaaatttgggggaaatataatttctgtcAATTAACGTTGGTAATTTTTCCCAAcgcacgagagagagagagagagagagagagagagagagagagagagagagagagagagagagagatggggggggagggaggggagagggggagagagagagagaaattaatgAGGCGCGATTCAAAGAAATTCCTGCAGCCGATGAACACGAAAAACCGGATTGCACATTCGAGGCCCAGCCTACCCACTCTTTTAGGCCCACCCACGCTGCGATCGggtatcaaaaaaaaaaaagattcccTGCGGCTCCCGTCCGGTTCTACCCGACCGGTGGCGCCCTTTTGCAAACATTTCTCAGAAGGGAAACGACCGGGAAGCGTGACTAACGCGTCCTGTGACACCGACACGATTGATTACATGTATTGACGCGGTTCAGCGACGCGATTATAAAACTGGACGTGATTAATCGAGGTACGCGGACGAATTACTCGTGCGTACGCCCTTGGCTCGGCCATTGACATCACCTTCTCTCACGATTCTCGTCTGATTCTGCGAGTTGTTACGTCACGTCACACGTCGGTGATTTCTCCCACTGTCCACAggatttttcgattttttccGATTTCGATTGGTGTATTTTTATTCGCGTGCCATTTAATTAACAACTGACACACAATAATActattgtgtaatattttacatgttataataaaataaaaattcactggagagaaaatgaaaaagcaTATGTGCTtaacttttagaaaataatacgtatAAAGATGAATTGGATATTCTAACGAAACATTGTAACAGGAATAATTATGGTAGTCGTTTTagcgaaataataatttttgttctaacgtctacaattaaaaaacttttaatttaaaagaaatgtaaaggTAAACGTGTTTCGTTTTTAACTTTGTGTATTTagaaatgtcttttttaaatatctcttgGCAATTTCCTGCGCAATATTAACtctttaattctctctctttctctttctgtcgTTTTAATGGAATGCTCACACATCGGATGCTCAtacatatctttaaaattaaaagtcttaatttttcattcacatTCTACAATATTCTAGTGTAAAAGTTTATGTGTCGAATACAAAAGATATATCAAACTTGTTCTCTCTAGAaacgaaactaaatatttattgattaataaattattgtaatagtTAAATTGACTTATCATCTGCCGGAAACAaagctaaatatttattgattaatcaattatcgtaatagttacatatattgatgaaagtaattattacaataataatataaataaattttatgaatagatattattaatcacaaaaacgtgctattattatataaggaaaaatatttgattctgCTTTAAAATTCAGAATTAAAATAGCATATGTGTATTTGTAGCGATAGTCCGATTAATAAACtgctttaacaaatatttctgcACTAAAGTGAGTTGAATTCGTGTGAAGTATTCCGAATTGCGTAATAAAAAGGTTAAGAGATCAGGTAGAAGAAGTAATGTGACCGGATGCTTTTTATTTACGTAAGCAACATGTAAAACTCGCGGACAGACAGATAAAAGAAAGTATGTTGAACCCGGACTGATTTCGGCTACGATTCCGTAGCGGTTTACGCGCGCGGTTGAACACGTGTGGTTTTCGCACATGTCATCTTAACGTAATACGAACGAATGAACGCAacgtgaagaaaaaaaattagatttaggTGACAATAAACTCGCGCAGATAGTATGTTATTATACCATCTTAAGAAAACAGAATAACGGATAGAAATAGATTCtcaaagtttatataatttaatcattatttcgattaaatctgtatttttgttgctatatagagatatatttcatttctgttatttttaatggtCTTACTGATTATGAAACGATTACGTAACTTTTGATATGCTTTATCGTTTCTAATATACTTTCTTATGTAAGTTATCGATTAAAATCTGCttggatattaataaaaaaattggcctgttattaaaagaaagaaaacagaaagataaaaattatagaaattatatatttcatattatattttaaattataatgtatatttgtggcatatatctaaattttatatatatatatatatatatatatatatatatatatatatatatataataaaaaacttgtgtgtatgtgtgtgtgtaaaagtttaaaaatgttatttataatttagataaaaaaaatgacttgtttttatattgatgaactacatttatatacatatacaaatatatatgtgtgtatgtatatatagtaaataaaaatagaataagaaaagatatgGAAttctaagataaaaatttgatatttataaaccaAAAATACCATTCGgttatttcgattttttattcatcttaTATCTAATCCTTGTGAAATAATCTTCTATtggaatctttaaataaatccttgaTGTCACAACGAAAAAGAGAGGAGCAAAcggagaaatataaaataattatcgaaaagTATTCTCGATAACGGTTGAAACTTACCGCGAAAAGAATTAAAggataattattgaattgcattagaaataattaatgctaTCGATGAAACGTGGTATCGAATAtcgacaataaataataagaagaatcggatttttattatttgataactTGCTCACTCTTTGTAAATGTTTCTATTAATTCGatcattcaataataaatcttgCTGATCGTATCaagcttaatattatttttatatgttcgTATACGTTTAATCAGACAAGATTATATGTACTTTCTTTGCACaatatacgttttatatacaaaagatatttaattgcgATGTTTCGAGCCATTAAATTAACAAGCTTATCACATAGATATAACACGAACATTTCCCGATTATTTCTGTTCTTCACAGTCTTCTGTTGTAGCAttctgatattattttatgacgaGACTCTGCACAGTAAtttctgaatttattttattaataataataataataataatttccgagttaatcaaatattacacAGACTGTATAATAAGCACAGTGTTTTTATGCgtgtacataattaaaattaaaaaattcacaatttaaataaaagaaagaagattttacattttgttctttctttctttattctctcttccgtattttgaataaatatcttgAATAAGTAATAACTTGAATAAATGCATACAAAATTAACTCTTCAATTGTGCACAAATGccgtatacatacacatatcgagcacaaaaaatgaaataatatttgcaataaagtcgagtaaaattttaaaccgATGAAATActttgattaacatttaatagtaattaattaagtatatgTACTCTGACTGTTAATTTCcgataattattttcgtacgctgattaataagaaaaaaaaaaaaaaaaatcgaaaatatattcgcATAACTAGACAGCTTAGCTCTCTTACTTCGACCTGTCGTATCTATTTCTATGCCGTTGCGAACGTATACTAACGTTCGATTGACTCACGACCCGAAGATAACCAGTCGCAAGGTAAACGACATAACTGCCAAGTAACAAATAACTCATTTGCCAGTTGTGCGCGTTTATATCTCTCCGTGTCTTAGACGTGGAAATGTTTCTTACAGAACAATTTTATGTACCATGATGACAGACAGCCGTCTGTGTTCTTGCAATGCAAGAAAGCTGAGTGCCTCGTTATAACCAAGGAACTTTGTTCTTCGTTACTTC from Anoplolepis gracilipes chromosome 6, ASM4749672v1, whole genome shotgun sequence harbors:
- the LOC140667312 gene encoding uncharacterized protein isoform X2, whose protein sequence is MRGGAGDGSSMVTVPTSASLNLLTAEDSMSDDVFEMDDEHSTVTSVQSGNLTPATGERFLNKTPSPTGYRDYKPPAEVLDNNYSTRFRTTSDFEHVKSSLKRDQEKDDNFAHKTILLGDSGVGKTSLLVQFDTGRFQPGNFAATVGIGFTVSAFRNSSPAAQFCESAARLRSHTEEKRIFRKNRVPQFEHRERERERESDLPYRTLIPYPASQVRWALVAKTEEEKTQETGSGSRRGEKKREKEARAYTYKRTREEEKGFNDLVVIILRRSRRSRTTTTTTTTTTTTTTTTTTTTTTTTTTTTTTTTTTTTTTTTTTTTCTSATTPCATRRRGVAEKKKSKLVLPVAGAHEHRGGNVA
- the LOC140667312 gene encoding uncharacterized protein isoform X1, which gives rise to MLIVNPSLASLISSNGRRSLSREKMKNLLTAEDSMSDDVFEMDDEHSTVTSVQSGNLTPATGERFLNKTPSPTGYRDYKPPAEVLDNNYSTRFRTTSDFEHVKSSLKRDQEKDDNFAHKTILLGDSGVGKTSLLVQFDTGRFQPGNFAATVGIGFTVSAFRNSSPAAQFCESAARLRSHTEEKRIFRKNRVPQFEHRERERERESDLPYRTLIPYPASQVRWALVAKTEEEKTQETGSGSRRGEKKREKEARAYTYKRTREEEKGFNDLVVIILRRSRRSRTTTTTTTTTTTTTTTTTTTTTTTTTTTTTTTTTTTTTTTTTTTTCTSATTPCATRRRGVAEKKKSKLVLPVAGAHEHRGGNVA